One genomic window of Salvia miltiorrhiza cultivar Shanhuang (shh) chromosome 4, IMPLAD_Smil_shh, whole genome shotgun sequence includes the following:
- the LOC131023283 gene encoding uncharacterized protein LOC131023283 encodes MEIGKDKIKVSHLQYADDTIFLLEDSDGNIEAVKWLLKLFHFLSGLTVNFKKCSLIGIMVDGDKLTRMAAELNCKVDCCPFSYLGQIIGGGNNKVADWQFLEEKIKRRIESWKNQKLALEGRITLVKAVLQAIPVFHLSFALIPKTTVHSINSLCGGGNLWAKIIRSVYGDVVWGSEGLEIRGNQRSKSSWWGKIVEGGRGVTTKWFENNLVKSIGNGRETLFWEHRWVGNQPLKIRFPRLYFISSQKGNSISDMGSWEDDVWAWNLKWNRELFQRESGRVNELISVISSISPHAGRILEANAMRSAKAWKISAPQKAKVTMWRSFRNRLPTCDNLKKRRIPLEEAESMCNACCYREETVQHLFLLCPKTEMIWNGIQKWLGVHSVRPNNIEAHFDSFTNLGKGKQSRKFLEALWVCIIWLVWKSRNESRFGGKNWEVTKMMGEIKARIWSWNKSFGLADLGTDFVSWFSDFSHFLV; translated from the exons ATGGAGATTGGAAAAGATAAGATTAAAGTGTCACACCTTCAATATGCCGACGATACAATCTTCCTTTTAGAAGACTCCGATGGTAACATTGAAGCGGTGAAATGGCTCTTGAAGCTCTTCCACTTTTTATCTGGGCTCACTGTGAATTTCAAGAAATGCAGCTTAATCGGCATAATGGTTGACGGTGACAAGCTTACTCGCATGGCCGCTGAACTGAACTGCAAAGTTGACTGCTGCCCTTTTTCATACTTAGGTCAGATCATTGGTGGTGGAAACAATAAGGTCGCAGATTGGCAGTTCTTAGAGGAAAAGATCAAGAGAAGAATTGAAAGCTGGAAGAATCAAAAACTTGCGTTGGAGGGGCGTATCACTTTGGTTAAAGCGGTGTTGCAGGCTATTCCGGTTTTCCATCTCTCCTTTGCTTTGATTCCCAAAACCACAGTCCATTCTATCAACTCTTTGTGTG GGGGTGGGAATTTGTGGGCAAAAATTATTAGATCTGTTTATGGGGATGTGGTGTGGGGTTCAGAGGGGCTGGAAATTAGAGGGAATCAGAGGTCTAAAAGTAGCTGGTGGGGAAAAATCGTCGAGGGAGGAAGAGGGGTGACAACGAAGTGGTTTGAGAATAATCTTGTGAAAAGTATTGGAAATGGGAGAGAAACGTTGTTTTGGGAGCATAGGTGGGTGGGAAATCAACCGTTAAAAATTAGGTTTCCAagactttattttattagttcacAGAAAGGAAACTCCATCAGTGACATGGGTAGTTGGGAAGATGATGTCTGGGCGTGGAATCTGAAGTGGAATAGAGAGCTTTTCCAGAGAGAAAGTGGGCGGGTAAACGAACTGATATCTGTCATCTCCTCCATTTCTCCACATGCAG GGAGGATTTTGGAGGCTAATGCAATGAGGTCGGCGAAAGCATGGAAAATTAGTGCTCCTCAAAAAGCAAAAGTGACGATGTGGAGAAGCTTCAGAAACCGGTTACCTACGTGCGACAACTTGAAAAAGAGGAGAATCCCACTTGAAGAGGCTGAGTCCATGTGTAATGCTTGCTGCTACCGGGAAGAAACAGTCCAGCACTTGTTTTTGCTTTGCCCGAAGACAGAAATGATTTGGAATGGAATTCAAAAATGGTTGGGAGTCCATTCTGTTCGGCCTAACAACATTGAAGCACATTTCGACTCTTTCACTAACCTTGGAAAGGGAAAGCAAAGCAGAAAATTCTTGGAAGCATTATGGGTGTGTATCATTTGGCTCGTCTGGAAAAGTCGAAATGAAAGCAGATTTGGAGGTAAGAACTGGGAAGTCACCAAGATGATGGGAGAAATTAAAGCAAGGATATGGAGTTGGAACAAGAGTTTTGGTTTGGCTGATTTGGGAACCGATTTTGTTTCATGGTTCTCTGATTTTTCTCACTTTCTTGTTTAA
- the LOC131023285 gene encoding uncharacterized protein LOC131023285: MIVLSYNIRGLGSIIKQRDIIRNQKVDMCFIQETKMIEFKEEVCRSWWGHNSTETAVRNSEGRSGGILCAWNKEKFVASSSWDFPGAVVLNGWWQSGNLPCCFVNIYAPIDGNEKLLLWDKLNMIVNQNVDICLCILGDFNAVRNQEERVGSSDRYGIVEARNFDSFIRDNGLIDIRIQGRKFTWYQPTGGRKSKLDRFLVNDRWINAWPSSIGRGL; the protein is encoded by the coding sequence ATGATAGTGTTATCCTACAACATCAGAGGCTTGGGGAGCATCATCAAACAAAGGGACATCATCAGAAATCAGAAAGTGGACATGTGTTTCATTCAGGAAACAAAGATGATCGAGTTTAAAGAAGAAGTGTGCAGATCTTGGTGGGGACATAACTCCACGGAAACGGCAGTTAGGAATTCTGAAGGAAGATCAGGAGGCATTCTTTGTGCTTGGAATAAAGAAAAGTTCGTTGCTTCAAGCAGTTGGGACTTCCCGGGAGCTGTGGTTCTTAATGGATGGTGGCAATCAGGTAACTTACCTTGTTGCTTCGTCAATATTTATGCTCCTATTGACGGAAATGAGAAGTTGTTACTTTGGGACAAGCTGAACATGATTGTAAACCAGAATGTTGATATATGTTTGtgtattttgggagattttaaTGCGGTTAGAAACCAGGAAGAAAGAGTGGGCAGTAGTGATAGGTACGGGATCGTTGAAGCAAGAAATTTTGATTCGTTTATTCGTGATAATGGCTTGATTGATATTAGAATCCAAGGTAGAAAGTTTACATGGTACCAGCCTACCGGGGGTCGTAAAAGTAAGCTGGACAGGTTCCTTGTTAATGATAGGTGGATCAATGCGTGGCCTTCGTCAATTGGTCGTGGACTGTAA